From Achromobacter spanius, a single genomic window includes:
- a CDS encoding FMN-dependent NADH-azoreductase, translating to MSILRIRCSPRGLESESYRLSELILDRLAQTGPAEGLDIVEFDATTLTHADSDYAAVLAAREEPAADGSENGSLLASGDLIRMLDEASHIVLATPMHNFTVPSALKAWLDHVVRVRHTFHITPQGKVGLLADRPVYVAISSGGTFSGEEARQPDFLTPYLRHVLATIGLKQVTFVTVEGTARGQDLLEAARARAQAAVNRIAFEIADDAVPA from the coding sequence ATGAGCATTCTTCGAATTCGGTGCAGCCCGCGGGGGCTCGAATCGGAAAGTTATCGCCTGTCTGAGCTGATTCTCGACCGGCTGGCGCAGACGGGGCCTGCCGAAGGCCTGGACATCGTGGAGTTCGACGCCACCACCCTCACCCATGCGGACAGCGACTATGCGGCTGTGCTGGCGGCGCGAGAGGAGCCCGCAGCCGACGGATCGGAAAACGGTTCGCTGCTCGCGTCGGGCGATCTGATCCGGATGCTGGACGAAGCCAGCCACATCGTGCTGGCAACGCCGATGCACAACTTCACCGTGCCCTCCGCCCTGAAAGCATGGCTGGACCATGTGGTCCGGGTTCGCCACACGTTTCACATCACGCCCCAGGGCAAGGTCGGCCTGCTGGCGGACCGGCCGGTGTATGTCGCGATCTCGTCGGGCGGCACGTTCAGCGGTGAAGAGGCACGGCAGCCGGACTTCCTGACGCCGTACCTGCGTCACGTGCTGGCGACCATCGGGCTCAAGCAGGTGACCTTCGTCACGGTGGAAGGCACGGCCCGGGGCCAGGACTTGCTGGAGGCTGCCCGGGCGCGCGCGCAGGCGGCGGTGAACCGCATTGCATTCGAGATTGCCGACGATGCCGTGCCGGCCTGA
- a CDS encoding GNAT family N-acetyltransferase, translating to MHTSSTEPALRHLETPEEWRACLPLMRELRPHLAHADDFVQRLARMHQTNYRLLAVMRDSQAVALAGYRYQENLIYGRFMYVDDLVVDPSARGSRWGARLIAELDRLAREADCDKFVLDTGLNNALAQRFYFRQGLLTSAIRFSKPLKGTSQ from the coding sequence ATGCACACATCCTCCACTGAGCCGGCATTGCGCCACCTGGAGACCCCGGAAGAATGGCGGGCCTGCCTGCCGCTGATGCGCGAACTGCGTCCGCATCTGGCCCATGCGGATGACTTCGTCCAACGCCTGGCCCGGATGCACCAGACGAACTACCGGCTGCTCGCCGTCATGCGAGACAGCCAGGCGGTGGCGCTGGCGGGATACCGCTATCAGGAAAACCTGATCTACGGGCGGTTCATGTACGTGGACGACCTGGTGGTGGATCCGTCGGCGCGCGGCAGCCGCTGGGGCGCCCGGCTGATCGCCGAACTGGACCGGCTCGCACGAGAGGCGGACTGCGACAAGTTTGTGCTCGATACCGGGCTGAACAATGCGCTGGCGCAACGCTTCTATTTCCGGCAGGGCCTGTTGACCAGTGCCATCCGGTTCAGCAAACCCTTGAAAGGAACTTCCCAATGA
- a CDS encoding PLP-dependent aminotransferase family protein, with the protein MIPASPDGLQTVTDAAGNPLYRQIYERFRSAIAEGTLKPGDRIPSARALAKEIGVARGTIEVAYSLLASEGYIQARGQAGTVVAPNLQPVARTAPTVRARPAEAVEDRWPRPAAPLPFQMGLPALDAFPRKIWARLGARHLRSMQPADLGYPDPAGLLGLRTATAAYLQVARGIECTPRQVFITSGYSHTMQLIMQALFKPGDSVWVEDPGYPPTRVLLAQAGMQAVPVRVDGEGLVVEAGVAQEPRARAAVVTPAHQSPLCLSLSLPRRQALLDWAERSSAWIVEDDYDGEYRYVGRPLPALKSLDRQGRVLYSGTFSKVLFPGMRLAYLVVPEEQASRFERLCMLLAGGAPALTQAVLTSFINEGHFARHIQRMRRLYGERRNTTAAALSDVLGSRLRIDLQPGGMHLLARLEGHQTDRELASRMLGHGLYAQALSHWSAAPDARSGLLMSFTNIVSAEQAEQLAGRILELM; encoded by the coding sequence ATGATTCCTGCATCACCCGACGGTCTGCAAACCGTCACCGACGCCGCCGGCAACCCGCTGTACCGCCAGATCTACGAGCGCTTCCGAAGCGCCATCGCCGAAGGCACCCTCAAACCCGGCGACCGAATTCCCTCGGCACGCGCGCTCGCCAAGGAAATTGGCGTGGCGCGCGGCACCATCGAAGTCGCCTACTCGCTGCTCGCCTCGGAAGGGTATATCCAGGCGCGCGGCCAAGCGGGCACCGTCGTCGCCCCCAACCTGCAACCCGTCGCGCGCACGGCGCCGACGGTCCGGGCCCGTCCCGCCGAAGCGGTGGAAGATCGCTGGCCGCGGCCGGCCGCGCCGCTGCCATTCCAGATGGGGCTGCCCGCGCTCGACGCCTTTCCGCGCAAAATCTGGGCGCGACTGGGCGCGCGACATCTGCGCAGCATGCAGCCGGCGGACCTCGGCTACCCGGATCCTGCCGGATTGCTTGGGCTGCGGACCGCCACGGCGGCCTACCTGCAGGTCGCGCGCGGCATCGAATGCACGCCGCGCCAGGTGTTCATCACGTCGGGCTACAGCCACACCATGCAGCTCATCATGCAGGCGCTCTTCAAGCCCGGTGATTCAGTCTGGGTGGAAGATCCCGGCTATCCACCCACGCGGGTGTTGCTGGCGCAGGCCGGCATGCAGGCCGTGCCGGTGCGCGTGGACGGCGAAGGTCTCGTGGTGGAGGCGGGCGTCGCGCAGGAGCCGCGGGCCAGAGCTGCCGTCGTGACGCCCGCCCATCAAAGTCCGCTGTGCCTGTCGTTGTCGCTGCCCCGACGCCAGGCCTTGTTGGACTGGGCCGAACGCAGCAGCGCCTGGATCGTGGAGGATGACTACGACGGCGAATACCGCTACGTCGGCCGCCCGCTGCCGGCACTGAAAAGTCTGGATCGGCAGGGCCGTGTGCTGTATTCAGGCACCTTCAGCAAGGTGCTGTTCCCCGGCATGCGGCTTGCCTATCTGGTCGTGCCCGAAGAGCAGGCGTCGCGCTTCGAGCGTCTGTGCATGCTGCTGGCGGGCGGGGCGCCGGCGTTGACGCAGGCCGTGCTGACATCGTTCATCAACGAAGGCCATTTCGCGCGCCATATCCAGCGCATGCGCCGCCTGTATGGCGAACGGCGCAACACCACGGCGGCAGCGTTGTCCGATGTGCTGGGCTCGCGTTTGCGCATCGATCTGCAGCCGGGCGGCATGCACCTGTTGGCGCGCCTGGAAGGCCACCAGACCGACCGCGAGCTGGCGTCACGCATGCTGGGCCATGGCCTGTATGCGCAAGCCTTGTCGCATTGGTCGGCGGCGCCCGATGCGCGCTCAGGCCTGCTCATGAGCTTCACCAACATCGTGTCGGCCGAGCAGGCGGAGCAACTGGCCGGCCGAATCCTGGAACTCATGTGA
- the chrA gene encoding chromate efflux transporter — translation MPHPSPHDEHVDSKPATGARAQTGRGSCLEVFLVFLRLGLTSFGGPVAHLGYFRAEFVDRRRWLDDYAFSDLVALCQFLPGPASSQVGMAIGLRRAGWAGMLAAWIAFTLPSALALIGFAMGLAHYGWLSESAAIHGLKVAAVAIVAQAVWGMGRSLCPDRPRAAMAVAAALLTVVLPTAMAQIAAVVLGAVVGAAFLQLPPRPVLSNASSGVPRAAGLVSLGLFAVLMAGLPLWALLSDGALASQIAGFYRAGALVFGGGHVVLPLLETASVSSGMVSNADFLAGYGAAQAMPGPLFTFAAFLGAMSSGPLSGWAGGLALLCVIFVPGALLLAAALPFWDTLRRRPGVRNMVAGVNASVVGILLGALYDPVWTSAILGKADFGLALLLFALLVYARWSPVWVVLLAAVSGWSLGWLI, via the coding sequence ATGCCGCACCCATCCCCCCACGATGAACACGTCGACAGCAAGCCGGCTACCGGCGCGCGCGCCCAGACCGGCCGCGGATCCTGCCTTGAAGTGTTTCTGGTGTTCCTGCGCCTGGGCTTGACGTCCTTTGGCGGACCGGTGGCGCACCTGGGCTACTTCCGCGCTGAATTCGTCGACCGGCGGCGATGGCTCGACGACTACGCCTTTTCCGATCTGGTCGCGTTGTGCCAGTTTCTGCCGGGCCCCGCCAGCAGTCAGGTCGGCATGGCGATCGGCCTGCGCAGGGCTGGCTGGGCCGGCATGCTGGCCGCATGGATTGCGTTTACCCTCCCGTCGGCTCTCGCGCTGATCGGTTTTGCGATGGGGCTCGCCCACTATGGCTGGCTGTCCGAATCGGCGGCAATCCACGGTCTGAAGGTGGCGGCGGTCGCCATCGTGGCGCAGGCGGTCTGGGGCATGGGCAGGTCGCTCTGTCCTGACCGGCCGCGTGCCGCGATGGCCGTGGCCGCCGCGTTGCTCACCGTGGTGCTGCCGACTGCGATGGCGCAGATCGCGGCTGTCGTGTTGGGTGCGGTGGTCGGCGCCGCCTTCCTGCAATTGCCGCCCCGGCCTGTCCTGTCCAACGCCTCCTCGGGCGTGCCGCGCGCGGCGGGCCTGGTGTCGCTTGGCCTGTTCGCCGTCTTGATGGCCGGGCTGCCGCTATGGGCGCTGCTTTCGGATGGTGCGCTGGCCAGCCAGATTGCCGGCTTCTACCGCGCCGGCGCACTGGTCTTCGGCGGCGGACACGTGGTGCTGCCGCTGCTGGAAACTGCATCCGTTTCGTCCGGGATGGTGTCCAACGCCGATTTCCTGGCCGGTTACGGCGCGGCGCAGGCGATGCCCGGCCCGTTGTTCACGTTCGCGGCCTTCCTGGGCGCCATGTCGTCCGGGCCCTTGTCCGGCTGGGCGGGCGGCCTGGCGCTGCTGTGCGTCATCTTCGTGCCGGGCGCCTTGCTGCTCGCCGCCGCGCTGCCATTCTGGGATACGCTGCGCCGCCGGCCCGGCGTGCGCAACATGGTGGCCGGCGTCAATGCCAGCGTCGTCGGCATTTTGCTCGGCGCGCTCTATGACCCCGTCTGGACCAGCGCGATTCTCGGCAAGGCCGACTTCGGCCTTGCACTGCTGCTGTTCGCGTTGCTGGTCTATGCCCGCTGGTCCCCAGTGTGGGTGGTGCTGCTGGCCGCCGTCAGCGGCTGGTCGCTGGGCTGGCTGATCTAG
- a CDS encoding multidrug effflux MFS transporter: MKSALTPRGQRWLIGLLMGLVTLTPMAIDIYLPSLPAMAHAFDEPIGALQASITLFIFAVGVGQILIGPLADRYGRRPVALCGALAYLAGSALGAAATSLEVFYAARIVQGLGACSASLVAFAAVRDCFSPAVGARVYSYLNGALCTVPALAPMVGGVLALHAGWRSTFVFMAVFALALAALLALRFEETRAKPAHRPGALYSLPRYAPIVASGRFLYFACFGMAGMAMILVFVSAAPVVLVQQLGYSELGFSAWFGGNAAINIAAFFLAPAFIARYGRYTMVRVGMVALLLASALHLGAWLWAPLSAWIFMLPVAVLTVGFSLALGSGLSLALEPFADRAGTAAAVYGLFQMSGSAVIATVLLDSGMAPQAAMALIGAVIVAPLLLLSPALGRRLDASNG; this comes from the coding sequence ATGAAGTCTGCCTTGACGCCCCGAGGCCAGCGCTGGCTGATCGGTCTTTTGATGGGACTGGTCACGCTCACGCCAATGGCCATCGACATCTATCTGCCCTCCCTGCCCGCCATGGCGCATGCGTTTGACGAGCCCATTGGCGCGCTGCAGGCCAGCATCACCCTGTTCATCTTCGCGGTGGGCGTGGGGCAGATTTTGATCGGCCCGCTAGCCGACCGTTATGGCCGGCGGCCCGTGGCGCTGTGCGGGGCGCTGGCGTATCTGGCGGGCTCCGCGCTGGGCGCGGCGGCAACGTCGCTCGAGGTGTTTTACGCCGCGCGCATCGTGCAGGGCTTGGGCGCGTGTTCGGCGTCGCTGGTGGCGTTTGCCGCCGTGCGCGATTGCTTCAGCCCGGCCGTCGGCGCGCGCGTCTACAGCTACTTGAACGGCGCGCTGTGCACGGTGCCGGCGCTGGCCCCGATGGTGGGCGGCGTATTGGCGTTGCATGCGGGCTGGCGCAGCACGTTCGTGTTCATGGCCGTGTTCGCATTGGCGCTGGCGGCGCTGCTTGCGCTGCGCTTCGAGGAGACGCGGGCCAAGCCGGCGCACCGGCCGGGCGCGCTGTACAGCCTGCCCCGCTATGCGCCCATCGTTGCGAGCGGCCGGTTTCTGTACTTTGCGTGCTTCGGCATGGCGGGCATGGCCATGATCCTGGTGTTCGTGTCGGCCGCGCCCGTCGTGCTCGTGCAACAGCTCGGCTATTCGGAGCTGGGGTTTTCGGCCTGGTTCGGTGGCAATGCGGCGATCAATATTGCGGCGTTCTTCCTGGCGCCTGCGTTCATCGCGCGGTATGGCCGCTACACCATGGTGCGTGTCGGCATGGTGGCCTTACTGCTGGCGTCGGCCCTGCATCTGGGCGCGTGGCTGTGGGCGCCGTTGTCGGCGTGGATCTTCATGCTGCCGGTGGCGGTGCTGACCGTGGGGTTTTCGCTGGCGTTGGGGTCGGGGTTGAGCCTGGCGCTGGAGCCGTTTGCCGACCGGGCGGGCACCGCGGCGGCGGTGTATGGCTTGTTCCAGATGAGCGGGTCGGCGGTGATCGCAACCGTGCTGCTGGATAGCGGAATGGCGCCGCAGGCGGCCATGGCGCTGATTGGCGCGGTGATCGTGGCGCCGTTGCTGCTCTTGTCTCCGGCGCTGGGCCGGCGTCTTGACGCGAGCAACGGCTAG
- a CDS encoding SelT/SelW/SelH family protein, producing the protein MNPSALRPRIVILYCTQCQWLLRAGWMAQELLSTFSADLGEVALQPGTGGIFQITYNGDLIWDRKRDGGFPEAKVLKQRVRDRLDPGRPLGHIDGHNGGPTGPISTPDR; encoded by the coding sequence ATGAATCCGTCCGCCTTGCGCCCTCGCATCGTCATCCTTTACTGCACGCAGTGCCAGTGGCTGCTGCGCGCCGGCTGGATGGCGCAGGAACTGCTCTCCACCTTTTCGGCCGATCTGGGCGAAGTGGCGCTGCAGCCCGGCACCGGCGGCATCTTCCAGATCACCTACAACGGCGATCTGATCTGGGACCGCAAACGCGACGGCGGTTTTCCGGAAGCCAAGGTCCTGAAGCAGCGCGTGCGCGACCGCCTGGACCCGGGCCGCCCGCTCGGGCACATCGATGGGCACAACGGTGGCCCAACCGGCCCCATCTCCACGCCCGATCGCTGA
- a CDS encoding carboxymuconolactone decarboxylase family protein, whose protein sequence is MTRLNWQEAAPEGAKALFGIHHYVTQRTALPAELVHLVFLRVSQINGCAHCIDLHSRDLRKTMSVEKITLVPVWDEVHHLFSDQERAALAWAEEVTRVSETHASDEAYAAASAAFAPKDLVDLTIAIAAMNAFNRLGVPFRVPVAAKA, encoded by the coding sequence ATGACCCGCTTGAACTGGCAAGAAGCCGCACCCGAGGGCGCGAAGGCCCTCTTTGGCATCCACCACTACGTCACACAGCGCACGGCGCTTCCGGCGGAACTCGTGCATCTCGTGTTTTTGCGCGTCTCGCAGATCAATGGCTGCGCGCACTGCATCGACCTGCACAGCCGTGACCTGCGCAAAACCATGTCGGTCGAGAAGATCACGCTGGTGCCCGTGTGGGACGAGGTGCACCACCTGTTCTCCGACCAGGAACGCGCCGCGCTGGCCTGGGCCGAGGAAGTGACCCGCGTCAGCGAAACGCACGCGTCGGACGAAGCCTACGCCGCCGCGTCGGCCGCGTTCGCGCCCAAGGACCTGGTCGACCTCACGATCGCGATCGCCGCCATGAATGCGTTCAATCGGCTGGGCGTCCCATTCCGGGTTCCCGTTGCCGCCAAGGCATGA
- a CDS encoding tripartite tricarboxylate transporter permease — protein sequence MEIFNNLMHGFSVAFALDNLMWAIFGVFMGNLIGVLPGMGVLAAISILLPLTYTMTPTAALVMLSGIYYGSQYGGGITSIMLNLPGTASHAVACLDGNPLARNGKAGSALFMLMFSSFCGASVGILAMILFSPLLVDVAFKFGPAEYFSMMMLGLLAGATLAKGSAIKGVAMVVVGLLLGVVGTDVNTGTMRFHFGILELSDGLQIVALAMGLFGVADFLKNINRIGSDSKVTSAKVSLKSMRPEAGDIKQSRGALVRGTAIGAAFGILPGTGPTIASFISYATEKKVAKEPRRFGRGAIEGIAGPEAATSASTQTSFIPTMSLGIPGDPVMALMLGALIIHGIQPGPQMMIEHADMFWGLIASFWVGNVLLLLLNLPLIGMWVRLLTVPFRYLFPAALFFVCVGVYSTNNNLFDVGMVTLFGAAGYALIRLRFEPAPLLLGFVLGPMVEENFRRALLLSRGELSIFVTRPISLGFILACVGLIALLAVSALRQRKAREALKHAESAA from the coding sequence ATGGAAATCTTCAATAACCTGATGCACGGGTTCTCTGTCGCGTTCGCGCTGGACAACCTGATGTGGGCCATCTTCGGCGTGTTCATGGGCAACCTGATCGGCGTGCTGCCGGGCATGGGCGTGCTGGCCGCCATTTCGATCCTGCTGCCGCTGACCTACACGATGACGCCGACCGCGGCGCTGGTGATGCTGTCCGGCATCTACTACGGCTCGCAATACGGCGGCGGCATCACGTCGATCATGCTGAACCTGCCTGGCACCGCGTCGCATGCCGTGGCGTGTCTGGACGGCAATCCGCTGGCGCGCAACGGCAAGGCCGGCTCGGCGCTCTTCATGCTGATGTTCTCGTCGTTCTGCGGCGCGTCCGTCGGCATCCTGGCGATGATCCTGTTCTCGCCGCTGCTGGTTGACGTCGCGTTCAAGTTCGGTCCGGCCGAGTACTTCTCGATGATGATGCTGGGCCTGCTGGCCGGCGCAACGCTGGCCAAGGGATCGGCGATCAAGGGCGTGGCGATGGTCGTGGTCGGCCTGCTGCTGGGCGTGGTGGGCACGGACGTCAACACGGGCACGATGCGCTTTCACTTCGGCATCCTGGAACTGTCCGACGGCCTGCAGATCGTGGCGCTGGCCATGGGTCTGTTCGGCGTGGCGGACTTCCTGAAGAACATCAATCGCATTGGCAGCGACAGCAAGGTCACGTCGGCGAAGGTGAGCCTGAAGTCCATGCGTCCGGAAGCGGGCGACATCAAGCAATCGCGCGGCGCGCTGGTGCGCGGCACGGCCATCGGCGCGGCGTTCGGCATCCTGCCGGGCACGGGTCCGACCATTGCGTCGTTCATTTCGTACGCGACGGAAAAGAAGGTTGCAAAGGAACCGCGCCGTTTCGGCCGCGGCGCCATCGAAGGCATCGCCGGTCCGGAAGCGGCCACCAGCGCCTCGACGCAGACCAGCTTCATTCCGACCATGAGCCTGGGCATCCCTGGCGATCCGGTCATGGCCCTGATGCTGGGCGCGCTCATCATCCACGGCATCCAGCCGGGTCCGCAGATGATGATCGAACACGCCGATATGTTCTGGGGGCTGATCGCCAGCTTCTGGGTCGGCAACGTGCTGCTGCTGCTCCTGAACCTGCCGCTGATCGGCATGTGGGTGCGCCTGTTGACCGTTCCCTTCCGCTATCTGTTCCCTGCCGCGCTGTTCTTCGTCTGCGTGGGGGTCTACAGCACGAACAACAACCTGTTCGACGTGGGGATGGTGACCTTGTTCGGCGCCGCGGGTTACGCGCTGATCCGGCTGCGGTTTGAACCGGCGCCGCTGCTGTTGGGCTTCGTGCTCGGACCCATGGTGGAAGAGAACTTCCGCCGCGCCCTGCTGCTGTCGCGCGGCGAACTGTCTATCTTCGTGACGCGGCCCATCAGCCTGGGCTTCATCCTGGCGTGCGTGGGACTGATCGCGTTGCTCGCGGTGTCGGCCCTGCGCCAGCGCAAGGCGCGCGAAGCGCTCAAGCACGCGGAGTCTGCTGCGTAA
- a CDS encoding tripartite tricarboxylate transporter TctB family protein, giving the protein MQSKRSAVRREAWAAGTMIVLGLGAIAQASTYTLGSLDRMGPGMFPAILGVLLVLLGLAIAKTATSPVVVEEDAEEVAPPEWRGWGCIIGGLLSFILIGKFGGLVPATFVLVFISAMGDRQHTWRSAAILAAGVTVLGVAVFSWALQLQFPLFRWG; this is encoded by the coding sequence ATGCAATCAAAACGCAGCGCCGTACGGCGCGAGGCGTGGGCCGCGGGCACGATGATCGTGCTGGGCCTGGGCGCCATCGCGCAGGCGTCAACCTACACATTGGGAAGCCTTGATCGCATGGGTCCGGGCATGTTCCCCGCGATTCTGGGCGTGCTGCTGGTCCTTCTGGGCCTGGCTATTGCCAAGACGGCGACCTCGCCCGTTGTTGTCGAGGAAGATGCCGAAGAAGTGGCGCCGCCCGAGTGGCGCGGCTGGGGCTGCATCATCGGCGGGTTGCTGTCCTTCATCCTGATCGGCAAGTTCGGTGGCCTGGTGCCCGCGACCTTCGTGCTGGTCTTCATCTCCGCCATGGGCGATCGCCAGCACACCTGGCGCAGCGCAGCCATCCTTGCCGCCGGCGTCACGGTGCTTGGCGTGGCGGTTTTCTCCTGGGCCCTGCAGCTCCAGTTTCCGTTGTTCCGCTGGGGTTGA
- a CDS encoding DUF1348 family protein: MTTTSEVRPPLPPFTRESAIQKVRLAEDGWNSRDPDKVSLAYSLDTHWRNRAEFATNREEARAFLARKWARELEYRLIKELWAYNGNRIAVRYAYEWHDDSGNWFRSYGNENWEFGEDGLMINRYACINDMPIKEADRKYHWPLGRRPDDHPGLSELGL; this comes from the coding sequence ATGACGACAACCTCCGAAGTCCGCCCGCCCCTTCCTCCCTTCACGCGCGAGAGCGCCATCCAGAAGGTCCGCCTGGCCGAAGACGGCTGGAACAGCCGCGATCCCGACAAGGTTTCGCTGGCCTACAGCCTGGACACGCACTGGCGCAACCGCGCCGAGTTCGCCACGAACCGCGAAGAAGCGCGCGCGTTCCTGGCGCGCAAATGGGCGCGCGAGCTGGAGTACCGCCTGATCAAGGAGCTGTGGGCCTACAACGGCAACCGCATCGCGGTGCGCTATGCCTACGAATGGCATGACGACTCGGGCAACTGGTTCCGTTCGTATGGCAACGAGAACTGGGAGTTTGGCGAAGACGGCCTGATGATCAACCGCTACGCGTGCATCAACGACATGCCGATCAAGGAAGCGGACCGCAAGTACCACTGGCCGCTGGGACGGCGTCCCGACGATCATCCGGGGCTGTCGGAACTGGGCCTGTAG
- a CDS encoding TetR/AcrR family transcriptional regulator yields MSDSTLTSPSDVQEKLLRATEHLIYGGGINATGMDLIVKTSGVSRKTIYNHYGTKEALVAAALTARDERWMQWFIDATTRAVSPRARLLSIFDALREWFASDGFRGCAFINAAGEIGDADSPIRAVARRHKERLLAHVQSLVQAAGLPNADERARQLLVLIDGAIAVAMVTGDASITDSAERAAQALIDAAH; encoded by the coding sequence ATGTCCGATTCCACCCTTACCTCCCCTTCCGACGTGCAGGAAAAGCTGCTGCGCGCCACCGAACATCTGATCTATGGCGGCGGCATCAATGCCACCGGCATGGACCTGATCGTCAAGACCTCCGGCGTATCGCGCAAAACCATCTACAACCACTACGGCACGAAGGAAGCGCTGGTGGCCGCGGCGCTGACGGCCCGCGACGAGCGCTGGATGCAGTGGTTCATCGACGCCACGACCCGCGCAGTGTCGCCGCGTGCCCGCCTCTTGTCGATCTTCGATGCGCTGCGCGAATGGTTCGCGTCGGACGGCTTTCGCGGTTGCGCGTTCATCAACGCCGCCGGCGAAATCGGCGACGCCGATAGCCCGATCCGCGCGGTTGCCCGGCGCCACAAGGAACGCCTGCTTGCCCACGTGCAGTCGCTGGTGCAGGCCGCCGGCCTGCCGAACGCCGATGAGCGCGCGCGCCAACTGTTGGTACTCATTGACGGCGCGATTGCCGTGGCCATGGTCACGGGCGATGCGTCGATCACCGACAGCGCCGAACGCGCCGCCCAGGCGCTGATTGACGCGGCCCACTGA